A genome region from Macaca fascicularis isolate 582-1 chromosome 3, T2T-MFA8v1.1 includes the following:
- the WDR4 gene encoding tRNA (guanine-N(7)-)-methyltransferase non-catalytic subunit WDR4 isoform X6 has protein sequence MTAVSPDDRFILTADRDEKIRVSWAAAPHSIESFCLGHTEFVSRISVVPTQPGLLLSSSGDGTLRLWEYRSGRQLHCCHLANLQELVDPQAPQRFAASRIAFWCQENCVALLCDGTPVVYIFQLDARRQQLVYRQQLALQHQVWDMAFEETQGLWVLQDCQEAPLVLYRPVDGQWQSVPESAVLKKVSGVLRGNWAMLEGESTGSAGADANFSSLYKATFDNMTSYLKKKEERLQQQLEKKQRRRSPPPGPNGQAKKMRPGEATLSC, from the exons ATGACA GCTGTGAGTCCTGATGACCGCTTCATCCTCACTGCCGACCGAGACGAGAAGATCCGAGTCAGCTGGGCCGCGGCGCCCCACAGCATCGAGTCCTTCTGCTTGGGGCACACAGA GTTTGTGAGCCGCATCTCCGTGGTGCCCACTCAGCCTGGACTGCTTCTGTCCTCCTCTGGG GACGGCACCCTGAGGCTCTGGGAGTACAGGAGCGGCCGCCAGCTGCACTGCTGTCACCTGGCCAATCTACAGGAGCTGGTGGACCCCCAGGCCCCCCAG AGGTTTGCTGCGTCCAGGATTGCGTTCTGGTGCCAGGAGAACTGCGTGGCGCTTCTGTGCGATGG CACTCCTGTGGTCTACATCTTCCAGCTGGACGCCCGCAGACAGCAGTTGGTGTACAGGCAGCAGCTGGCGCTCCAGCACCAAGTGTGGGACATGGCTTTCGAGGAGACCCAGGGCCTGTGGGTGCTCCAGGACTGCCAGGAAGCACCCCTGGTGCTCTACAGGCCTGTGGACGGCCAGTGGCAG TCTGTTCCGGAGAGCGCCGTGTTAAAGAAAGTCTCTGGCGTTCTTCGTGGGAACTGGGCCATGCTGGAAGGTGAGAGCACAG GCTCTGCTGGTGCGGACGCCAACTTCAGCAGTCTCTACAAGGCCACGTTCGACAACATGACCTCCTAcctgaagaagaaagaggagagactGCAGCAGCAGCTGGAGAAGAAGCAGCGGCGCCGGAGTCCCCCGCCCGGGCCCAACGGACAGGCCAAGAAGATGAGGCCCGGGGAGGCGACCTTGAGTTGCTGA
- the WDR4 gene encoding tRNA (guanine-N(7)-)-methyltransferase non-catalytic subunit WDR4 isoform X8: MLLDVAVSPDDRFILTADRDEKIRVSWAAAPHSIESFCLGHTEFVSRISVVPTQPGLLLSSSGRFAASRIAFWCQENCVALLCDGTPVVYIFQLDARRQQLVYRQQLALQHQVWDMAFEETQGLWVLQDCQEAPLVLYRPVDGQWQSVPESAVLKKVSGVLRGNWAMLEGESTGSAGADANFSSLYKATFDNMTSYLKKKEERLQQQLEKKQRRRSPPPGPNGQAKKMRPGEATLSC; encoded by the exons ATGCTGTTAGATGTG GCTGTGAGTCCTGATGACCGCTTCATCCTCACTGCCGACCGAGACGAGAAGATCCGAGTCAGCTGGGCCGCGGCGCCCCACAGCATCGAGTCCTTCTGCTTGGGGCACACAGA GTTTGTGAGCCGCATCTCCGTGGTGCCCACTCAGCCTGGACTGCTTCTGTCCTCCTCTGGG AGGTTTGCTGCGTCCAGGATTGCGTTCTGGTGCCAGGAGAACTGCGTGGCGCTTCTGTGCGATGG CACTCCTGTGGTCTACATCTTCCAGCTGGACGCCCGCAGACAGCAGTTGGTGTACAGGCAGCAGCTGGCGCTCCAGCACCAAGTGTGGGACATGGCTTTCGAGGAGACCCAGGGCCTGTGGGTGCTCCAGGACTGCCAGGAAGCACCCCTGGTGCTCTACAGGCCTGTGGACGGCCAGTGGCAG TCTGTTCCGGAGAGCGCCGTGTTAAAGAAAGTCTCTGGCGTTCTTCGTGGGAACTGGGCCATGCTGGAAGGTGAGAGCACAG GCTCTGCTGGTGCGGACGCCAACTTCAGCAGTCTCTACAAGGCCACGTTCGACAACATGACCTCCTAcctgaagaagaaagaggagagactGCAGCAGCAGCTGGAGAAGAAGCAGCGGCGCCGGAGTCCCCCGCCCGGGCCCAACGGACAGGCCAAGAAGATGAGGCCCGGGGAGGCGACCTTGAGTTGCTGA
- the WDR4 gene encoding tRNA (guanine-N(7)-)-methyltransferase non-catalytic subunit WDR4 isoform X7 yields the protein MLLDVAVSPDDRFILTADRDEKIRVSWAAAPHSIESFCLGHTEFVSRISVVPTQPGLLLSSSGDGTLRLWEYRSGRQLHCCHLANLQELVDPQAPQRFAASRIAFWCQENCVALLCDGTPVVYIFQLDARRQQLVYRQQLALQHQVWDMAFEETQGLWVLQDCQEAPLVLYRPVDGQWQSVPESAVLKKVSGVLRGNWAMLEGSAGADANFSSLYKATFDNMTSYLKKKEERLQQQLEKKQRRRSPPPGPNGQAKKMRPGEATLSC from the exons ATGCTGTTAGATGTG GCTGTGAGTCCTGATGACCGCTTCATCCTCACTGCCGACCGAGACGAGAAGATCCGAGTCAGCTGGGCCGCGGCGCCCCACAGCATCGAGTCCTTCTGCTTGGGGCACACAGA GTTTGTGAGCCGCATCTCCGTGGTGCCCACTCAGCCTGGACTGCTTCTGTCCTCCTCTGGG GACGGCACCCTGAGGCTCTGGGAGTACAGGAGCGGCCGCCAGCTGCACTGCTGTCACCTGGCCAATCTACAGGAGCTGGTGGACCCCCAGGCCCCCCAG AGGTTTGCTGCGTCCAGGATTGCGTTCTGGTGCCAGGAGAACTGCGTGGCGCTTCTGTGCGATGG CACTCCTGTGGTCTACATCTTCCAGCTGGACGCCCGCAGACAGCAGTTGGTGTACAGGCAGCAGCTGGCGCTCCAGCACCAAGTGTGGGACATGGCTTTCGAGGAGACCCAGGGCCTGTGGGTGCTCCAGGACTGCCAGGAAGCACCCCTGGTGCTCTACAGGCCTGTGGACGGCCAGTGGCAG TCTGTTCCGGAGAGCGCCGTGTTAAAGAAAGTCTCTGGCGTTCTTCGTGGGAACTGGGCCATGCTGGAAG GCTCTGCTGGTGCGGACGCCAACTTCAGCAGTCTCTACAAGGCCACGTTCGACAACATGACCTCCTAcctgaagaagaaagaggagagactGCAGCAGCAGCTGGAGAAGAAGCAGCGGCGCCGGAGTCCCCCGCCCGGGCCCAACGGACAGGCCAAGAAGATGAGGCCCGGGGAGGCGACCTTGAGTTGCTGA
- the WDR4 gene encoding tRNA (guanine-N(7)-)-methyltransferase non-catalytic subunit WDR4 isoform X9, producing MLLDVAVSPDDRFILTADRDEKIRVSWAAAPHSIESFCLGHTEFVSRISVVPTQPGLLLSSSGRFAASRIAFWCQENCVALLCDGTPVVYIFQLDARRQQLVYRQQLALQHQVWDMAFEETQGLWVLQDCQEAPLVLYRPVDGQWQSVPESAVLKKVSGVLRGNWAMLEGSAGADANFSSLYKATFDNMTSYLKKKEERLQQQLEKKQRRRSPPPGPNGQAKKMRPGEATLSC from the exons ATGCTGTTAGATGTG GCTGTGAGTCCTGATGACCGCTTCATCCTCACTGCCGACCGAGACGAGAAGATCCGAGTCAGCTGGGCCGCGGCGCCCCACAGCATCGAGTCCTTCTGCTTGGGGCACACAGA GTTTGTGAGCCGCATCTCCGTGGTGCCCACTCAGCCTGGACTGCTTCTGTCCTCCTCTGGG AGGTTTGCTGCGTCCAGGATTGCGTTCTGGTGCCAGGAGAACTGCGTGGCGCTTCTGTGCGATGG CACTCCTGTGGTCTACATCTTCCAGCTGGACGCCCGCAGACAGCAGTTGGTGTACAGGCAGCAGCTGGCGCTCCAGCACCAAGTGTGGGACATGGCTTTCGAGGAGACCCAGGGCCTGTGGGTGCTCCAGGACTGCCAGGAAGCACCCCTGGTGCTCTACAGGCCTGTGGACGGCCAGTGGCAG TCTGTTCCGGAGAGCGCCGTGTTAAAGAAAGTCTCTGGCGTTCTTCGTGGGAACTGGGCCATGCTGGAAG GCTCTGCTGGTGCGGACGCCAACTTCAGCAGTCTCTACAAGGCCACGTTCGACAACATGACCTCCTAcctgaagaagaaagaggagagactGCAGCAGCAGCTGGAGAAGAAGCAGCGGCGCCGGAGTCCCCCGCCCGGGCCCAACGGACAGGCCAAGAAGATGAGGCCCGGGGAGGCGACCTTGAGTTGCTGA
- the WDR4 gene encoding tRNA (guanine-N(7)-)-methyltransferase non-catalytic subunit WDR4 isoform X5, with amino-acid sequence MLLDVAVSPDDRFILTADRDEKIRVSWAAAPHSIESFCLGHTEFVSRISVVPTQPGLLLSSSGDGTLRLWEYRSGRQLHCCHLANLQELVDPQAPQRFAASRIAFWCQENCVALLCDGTPVVYIFQLDARRQQLVYRQQLALQHQVWDMAFEETQGLWVLQDCQEAPLVLYRPVDGQWQSVPESAVLKKVSGVLRGNWAMLEGESTGSAGADANFSSLYKATFDNMTSYLKKKEERLQQQLEKKQRRRSPPPGPNGQAKKMRPGEATLSC; translated from the exons ATGCTGTTAGATGTG GCTGTGAGTCCTGATGACCGCTTCATCCTCACTGCCGACCGAGACGAGAAGATCCGAGTCAGCTGGGCCGCGGCGCCCCACAGCATCGAGTCCTTCTGCTTGGGGCACACAGA GTTTGTGAGCCGCATCTCCGTGGTGCCCACTCAGCCTGGACTGCTTCTGTCCTCCTCTGGG GACGGCACCCTGAGGCTCTGGGAGTACAGGAGCGGCCGCCAGCTGCACTGCTGTCACCTGGCCAATCTACAGGAGCTGGTGGACCCCCAGGCCCCCCAG AGGTTTGCTGCGTCCAGGATTGCGTTCTGGTGCCAGGAGAACTGCGTGGCGCTTCTGTGCGATGG CACTCCTGTGGTCTACATCTTCCAGCTGGACGCCCGCAGACAGCAGTTGGTGTACAGGCAGCAGCTGGCGCTCCAGCACCAAGTGTGGGACATGGCTTTCGAGGAGACCCAGGGCCTGTGGGTGCTCCAGGACTGCCAGGAAGCACCCCTGGTGCTCTACAGGCCTGTGGACGGCCAGTGGCAG TCTGTTCCGGAGAGCGCCGTGTTAAAGAAAGTCTCTGGCGTTCTTCGTGGGAACTGGGCCATGCTGGAAGGTGAGAGCACAG GCTCTGCTGGTGCGGACGCCAACTTCAGCAGTCTCTACAAGGCCACGTTCGACAACATGACCTCCTAcctgaagaagaaagaggagagactGCAGCAGCAGCTGGAGAAGAAGCAGCGGCGCCGGAGTCCCCCGCCCGGGCCCAACGGACAGGCCAAGAAGATGAGGCCCGGGGAGGCGACCTTGAGTTGCTGA